One segment of Carya illinoinensis cultivar Pawnee chromosome 1, C.illinoinensisPawnee_v1, whole genome shotgun sequence DNA contains the following:
- the LOC122305287 gene encoding OVARIAN TUMOR DOMAIN-containing deubiquitinating enzyme 7: MVKTKHQSRKPMKKQPRVKKQGKPADLSQFRAQLDALGLKIVQVTADGNCFFRALADQLEGNEEEHKKYRSMVVEYILKNREMFEPFIEDEVPFDEYCQSMEKEGTWAGHMELQAASLVTHCNICIHRNMSPRWYIRNFDEREARMVHLSYHDEEHYNSVRLKEDTCDGPARPIIIKADADLSATAHQSKVAVNRSKGGTGEGCIHAGSIKMVMAGSGCQDSEKVNQVLGQVHGDVDLAIEFLIAEQGTEDCLVKTDSFPGQADTSNGCPGVDENGNCEQHEEKQVENIDKQDVSSNSVERSRDDSSSQPDDKRISRNKVCPCGSKKKYKACCGAVAGRSSAKFVVNHSIDSRKARKERQQGKKGGTAKAAPIHGSDGGPPDMGALCI, from the exons ATGGTGAAGACAAAGCACCAAAGCCGGAAACCTATGAAGAAGCAGCCTCGT GTCAAAAAGCAGGGAAAGCCGGCGGATCTTTCTCAGTTCCGTGCTCAGCTTGATGCATTGGGCCTAAAAATTGTCCAAGTGACTGCAGATGGCAATTGTTTTTTCAG GGCGCTTGCAGATCAGTTGGAAGGAAATGAAGAGGAACATAAAAAATATCGCAGCATGGTGGTAGAATATATTTTG AAGAATCGCGAAATGTTTGAACCATTTATCGAGGATGAGGTACCATTTGATGAATATTGCCAATCCATGGAAAAGGAAGGCACATGGGCTGGACATATGGAATTGCAGGCTGCTTCTCTTGTTACCCATTGTAATATATGCATTCACAGA AATATGTCACCCCGCTGGTACATTCGTAATTTTGATGAACGTGAAGCTCGGATGGTCCATTT ATCTTATCACGATGAAGAACATTACAATAGCGTGCGGTTAAAGGAAGACACTTGTGATGGGCCAGCTAGGCCAATCATTATCAAG GCGGATGCTGATCTTTCAGCAACAGCTCATCAATCAAAAGTTGCAGTCAATCGATCCAAAGGGGGAACAGGCGAGGGTTGTATTCATGCTGGATCCATCAAAATGGTTATGGCAGGAAGTGGATGTCAAGATTCTGAAAAAGTGAATCAG GTTCTAGGGCAAGTACATGGTGATGTTGATCTTGCGATAGAGTTTCTTATAGCAGAACAAGGAACAGAAGACTGCTTGGTGAAAACCGATTCATTTCCTGGTCAAGCAGATACTTCCAATG gatGTCCAGGTGTAGATGAAAATGGAAATTGTGAGCAACATGAGGAAAAACAAGTAGAGAACATTGACAAACAAGATGTTTCCAGTAATAGCGTTGAAAGAAGTCGTGATGATAGTAGTTCCCAGCCAGATGACAAG AGGATCTCAAGAAATAAGGTCTGTCCATGTGGTTCAAAGAAGAAATACAAGGCTTGTTGCGGAGCAGTCGCTGGAAGATCCTCTGCGAAGTTTGTTGT AAACCATTCAATTGACTCTAGAAAGGCTAGAAAGGAACGGCAGCAAGGCAAGAAAGGTGGAACTGCTAAAGCTGCACCAATTCATGGATCCGATGGAGGGCCGCCTGACATGGGTGCACTTTGTATTTGA